GGTCCTGACGAGATACGACGACGTCGTGCGCGCATCGAAGGACCACGCCCACTTCTCTTCGCACCGAGGCGGCCCCGTCCTGTGGGATCTCGAGCACGTCGAGAACGCGCTCCCGACCCAGCGTGCCGGCATGATGGGCATGGATCCGCCGGACAGCACCCGCTACCGCAAGCTGATCTCGCCCCCCTTCACGCCGCGCGAGATCGCGAAGCTGGAACCCGTCATCACGCAGAAGGCGAAGGAGATCGTCGACGCCGTGGCGGGGAAGGGGCGATGCGACTTCGTGATGGAGCTCAGCTGGGACCTGCCCATCCAGATGATGTGCGAGTTCATGGGCGTCCCCCACGAAGATCGCGGGCTGATCTTCGATCTCTCGACCGCCGCGGCGACGCCGGAGGGGAAGACGGCCGAGGAGCATCAGGCCGCGACGGGTGGACTGGCGATGTACGCCCTCGGGCTCGCTCAGAAGAAGCGCGAGAACCCCGACGAGGGTCTCGTCAGCCGCTACGCGAACGGTGAGGTCGAGGGCGCCGAGCTGACCGACCTCGAGATCGCCCAGTTCTTCACGACGCTCTCGATCGCGTCCCACGAGACGACCCGAAACACGTCGAACCACCTGATGCGACTACTCAGCGAACACCCGGACCAGAAAGCGCTCCTGCTGAGCGACCTCGACGCGCTTCTCCCCAACGCAATCGAGGAGACCCTCCGCCACTCGCCTCCAGTCATGCAATTCAGACGGACCATGGCTCAGGACCTCGAGCTCCGCGGCAAGAAGCTCCGCGAGGGCGACAAGGTCTACCTGTCCTACGTCTCCGCGAACCGCGACGAGGACGTCTTCGAGGACCCGAATCGCTTCGACATCATCCGCCAGAATGCGAAAGACCACCTCGCCTTCGGCAGCGGCAACCACTTCTGCCTGGGCGCCGGCCTCGCGCGGATGCAGCTGCGGGTCCTCTTCACCGAGCTCCTGACGCGGCTACCCGACATCCACGTCGTCCAGCCTCCGGAGCGACTGACGACCGTGTGGTTCGACGCGATCCAGAAGATGGAAGTCGAGTTCACGCCGAACTGAACGTGCTCTCCGCCGAAGCCGCCGGCGAATCGGCCTGCGCGCTCGGAGCCGGCACGCGCGTCCTGCTTCCGCTGCTCACCATGTTCGTGCGAGGCGAACGACAGGGGCCCGAGGAGCCGTCTCGCAGGCCGCCGTGCGCGAGGGGCTCTCGCGTGAGGGCGAGGCGCGAGTAGGCCGACACGTGGAGGCAGGGGAGGAAGTCCTCGACCGAGGGGGCGGTCGCCCCGACTAGTTCTGGGGCCCAAA
The genomic region above belongs to bacterium and contains:
- a CDS encoding cytochrome P450, whose translation is MKPGDVDLADPMNPVRYAGAPVEYFEVLRCEDRVHWNELTDAGRMERPSMQRGFWVLTRYDDVVRASKDHAHFSSHRGGPVLWDLEHVENALPTQRAGMMGMDPPDSTRYRKLISPPFTPREIAKLEPVITQKAKEIVDAVAGKGRCDFVMELSWDLPIQMMCEFMGVPHEDRGLIFDLSTAAATPEGKTAEEHQAATGGLAMYALGLAQKKRENPDEGLVSRYANGEVEGAELTDLEIAQFFTTLSIASHETTRNTSNHLMRLLSEHPDQKALLLSDLDALLPNAIEETLRHSPPVMQFRRTMAQDLELRGKKLREGDKVYLSYVSANRDEDVFEDPNRFDIIRQNAKDHLAFGSGNHFCLGAGLARMQLRVLFTELLTRLPDIHVVQPPERLTTVWFDAIQKMEVEFTPN